The DNA segment CCGGGCAAAGGCGGGAAATGGCCTGACCGCGGAATTACGGGCATTCGTGGACGAGAAATTAAACAGTTTGTAACATTGGTTGTAAATTAAATACACAATGTAGCCCAACAAGCGATGTGAAACGGAGTTCTCCCTGTTGATGAGGCATTATTACGGTAATACGCCTATCGTAGCCGGAATCCGGATTTTCGTTGCCAAATCATCGCCTTAGGTCAGAAGACTTAATGTAAGTGATCAGGCTCTCGAACAAATAATTAATAAAACACCGCTGAATGAGCTTTAGGGACAATCTGATCATGCGCGATCACCGAATGCCAGTATTACGCACGATTGCGCTCGTGGTGATTGCGGCATGGGGCAGCGCTGGATATGCGGCTGGCCTTGGGCCGATCCGGGTCCAATCCGCGCTCGGCCATCCCTTGCGCGCCAGCGTCCCTGTCTTTGGTGCGGAAACGCCGTATTTGACCGCATCCTGCATCACAGCCAGGCTTGAACATCCGGATGGCATCCTGATCACGCTGGTTCAGGCCACAGTCGGATCCGGCAGCGAGGCCTCGAGCATCCGCTTGAGCACGCGTCAACCGGTCAATGAACCAGCGGTCATACTCAACCTTTCCGTGGCTTGCGGTGCGGCCGTTCAGCGCAATTACCAGTTGCTGCTGGATCCGGTCGTAACCTTGCCACAGCTGGCGCAAGCGCCTCAAGCTGCTCCGGCAATTGCACCCTCCCGCCGGAATGCGAATGGCGAGCAAGCCATGCTGGCTCCCGCAGAGGGCGGCGGGCAAGCGACAGATGTGCCACGCCGCGCTGTGCAGCGCAAGGTGCCGGGCAAGGCGGACGCTGCGCCGGCCTCCGAGGCGGCACCGATGCGAAGCGGGCGCAAGGTCGATTCTGTGCGTCAGGACGCCAGAAAAGTGGTGCGCAGCGTGCTGAAGCTTTCCAGCGATGATGTCGGCATTGATGGCGCTCCTGTTTTTGCACCGGGATTGAAGCTTTCCGACACCCTGTCTGAATCGCGCGATACAGGCGACGCGCAAAAGGCTGCCGAGCTCAAGGCTGCCTACGCGCGCTTTGCCATGGTGATGCGCGGGGAAGATCCGGTCACAGCCGGGGAAAAGCAGCTTCTGGACGCCCAGGCAAGGCTGCGGGAGCTCGAGCAGCAGGTGGCAAAACTAAAGGTACAGGGCGAGCAGCAGCATCTGGCGGACAAGGCGGCTTTGGCCAGCCTGGAGCGAAATACGGTGTCATCCGGATGGGCAGCGATTCTGGGCGTGCTGCTGGCAGCGGCGCTGGCAGCGCTCGGCTGGTTGTATTTGCGCCAGCGGAAGAGCGCTCGCCGGCAGGATGGGGCTTTCTGGGATACCTCAGGCACTGGCCCGGCAACCGAGCTGGACGAATGGGGCAATACACTTGGCGTCGACGAGACATTTGCCGCTGCCGCTCCGGCCAGTTCCGCGCGGGGCGACTCCGAGCCGTCCGACTGGGAGCAAGGCATGCCCCTTGACGATACGCTGGCCGTTGATTGGGCATCCCGCCAAGCGCACCGGCAGGAGCCGGTGTTGCAGACCTTGAAAGTGGCAAGGGCAAGACGGCAACAGGAGCACTTGGAAAACGACTTTTCAGTCACCGAATTACCGGCAATTGCCGAATTCCCGGAAGTTTCCGCCTCGCCAGGAGCACCTGACATGCCCCCGGCGACGCCGATGCCGGCAAGCCGGGCGCCGGATGACAGCCAGAGTTTCGAGACAGTCCGGAAGGCCGCCAATAAACGCAATAGCGCAGTGCAGCCGATGAAGGTCGAGGAAATCTCCGACCTCATGCAGGAAGCGGAATTCTGGATGCTGCTGAACGATCCCGAACATGCCATTGAGATCCTGGCAACATACTCCGGTGTTGATCGGCCGGTTTCTCCCGTGCCATGGATCTATCTGCTGGATCTGTACCGGGTAACCGGGCAACAGGAAAATTACCAGTCACTGGCAGCCCGTATCAAGTCTGTATTCAATACCAATGCGCCCGCCTGGAACAATGAAGATGGGGCGGGGGCGCTGCGCAGCCTGCGCGACTATCCGCATGTGGTCGAGAAGATCGAAGAGTTGTGGGAAGGCGCAGGCATCGTTCCCTACCTGGAAAGCTTGTTGCTGGACGAGCGTGAGGGTGCCCGGACCGGCTTTGACCTCGCAGTCTACCGTGAAGTCATTCACCTGATCGGCGTGGCGCGCGACCCCGAGACACCCCGGAAGCGCGAACAATTGAGCTTCGATGATCCGCAACCGCGCCTGATCAGCCAGACCGTCAGCATGCCCAAGATTAAAACGGACATGAGCGTGCCATCGATCGCCGACGAGGAAGCCGATTTTTTCGACAGGGCCACCTCGCAACAGGCTACTTCCCGCCAGGTTATCTCGAAGCCGGCAATCCCTAAAGCCGCCGCCGTGACGCCTGCGCCAGTCAAGGCGCAAGAAGCAATTCCCCAAGACCTGCAGGTTGCACTGGAAATGCCGCAGCCGTCCGCCCCTGCGCGCCAGGCAAGCGGCGGCAATATTGAGCCCGAAATCGTGCGGAACGGCCAGGAAGTTGCCGAGGATGCTCTCGCGAAAGACTCCCGGCCTGACAGCGCCCCAGCCGACGCTCCGGTCAATGCAGCTGATGACGATGCTGAGCGCACAGCCGACATGGCAAGAAAGCTGGATCTGGTCGAGGCTTACCAGGAAATTGGCGAAAACGTCGGCGCACGTGTATTGCTGGAAGAAGTGATCCAGGGAGGCACGCCGCTGCAGATAGAAAAAGCCAAGGCAATGCTGAAGCGCCTGTTGAAGGAAATCGACTGGCAGTAAGCCGTCGCGTTTCAAGGCAAGCCTTGTCCGCGCACGCTACAGGGCGGCTGCCGGCCCCCACAGCTGCTGCATGGTAAAACGCATCGAGGCCTGTTCTTCCGTGAGAACGTCGCGGATCGCATAGAGCTGCTTTTCCGTATCGCGCCTGAAAGCTTGCGCCAGAGGTGCGCCGCGCGGGCCGATCAGCGCATGGACCTTCGGGGTGGTGGTGCTGGGGCCGCGGCCCGTGACCACGCCGATTTCACCGTTCTGCAGGCGCACTAAGGTCCCCGTCGGATAAATGCCCAGTTCACGGATGAAAGCCGATGCCACGGCTGGGTCGATATTGTTTTTGTCCGCCAGCAGAATATCGCGCAGGGCGGCATTCGGCAGCAGCGACTTGCGGTAATTGCGCGTCGATACGCGCGCGCAGTAACGGTCCGCCAGTGAAATGAGCTTGGCGTTGGCAGGGATGTCGGCGCCGTGCTTGCCGTGCGGATAGCCGCTGCCATCCTCGTTTTCGTGGTGGTGCAATACCCAGGATAGCCAGTCTTGCTGTGCCACGCCGGCATGTTGCAGCATGCGCGCACTTTCTTGCGGATGCTCCTGGATTGTTTTCGATTCTTCCGCGCTCAGTGGCGCGGCAGAGTGCTGCAGGGTTTCCTGCAGGCGCAGCATTCCGACGTTCATGGTCAGGGCCGCTGCCGTGACCAGCGTGATCTCGTCGGCTGGTTTGTGCAGGGAACTTGCCACCAGCAGCGCGACGATGGCCGTATCGATGCTGTGCCGCACCGGGTAAATGCCGCATTGCTGGTTCAGCAGGATACTCGCCAGGGCGATATCCGGCTCGCTTGCGGCAGCACGTATCAGCACGTTGGCTGCTTCCAGCAATTTTGCCTCGGCGCCGGTTTCGTTGGGGAGATTGACCAGCAGGGCTTCCAGTCGCCGGTTTACCTGGTTGATCATGCGCAGGGCCGAAGGCGTTTCGGCGGCTTGCGCACATGCTGCGC comes from the Janthinobacterium sp. 17J80-10 genome and includes:
- a CDS encoding FimV/HubP family polar landmark protein, producing the protein MPVLRTIALVVIAAWGSAGYAAGLGPIRVQSALGHPLRASVPVFGAETPYLTASCITARLEHPDGILITLVQATVGSGSEASSIRLSTRQPVNEPAVILNLSVACGAAVQRNYQLLLDPVVTLPQLAQAPQAAPAIAPSRRNANGEQAMLAPAEGGGQATDVPRRAVQRKVPGKADAAPASEAAPMRSGRKVDSVRQDARKVVRSVLKLSSDDVGIDGAPVFAPGLKLSDTLSESRDTGDAQKAAELKAAYARFAMVMRGEDPVTAGEKQLLDAQARLRELEQQVAKLKVQGEQQHLADKAALASLERNTVSSGWAAILGVLLAAALAALGWLYLRQRKSARRQDGAFWDTSGTGPATELDEWGNTLGVDETFAAAAPASSARGDSEPSDWEQGMPLDDTLAVDWASRQAHRQEPVLQTLKVARARRQQEHLENDFSVTELPAIAEFPEVSASPGAPDMPPATPMPASRAPDDSQSFETVRKAANKRNSAVQPMKVEEISDLMQEAEFWMLLNDPEHAIEILATYSGVDRPVSPVPWIYLLDLYRVTGQQENYQSLAARIKSVFNTNAPAWNNEDGAGALRSLRDYPHVVEKIEELWEGAGIVPYLESLLLDEREGARTGFDLAVYREVIHLIGVARDPETPRKREQLSFDDPQPRLISQTVSMPKIKTDMSVPSIADEEADFFDRATSQQATSRQVISKPAIPKAAAVTPAPVKAQEAIPQDLQVALEMPQPSAPARQASGGNIEPEIVRNGQEVAEDALAKDSRPDSAPADAPVNAADDDAERTADMARKLDLVEAYQEIGENVGARVLLEEVIQGGTPLQIEKAKAMLKRLLKEIDWQ
- a CDS encoding HD domain-containing phosphohydrolase: MGKRRINMTDLIIGAPLQWDVYDSTGHLLLGKGHMLVHARQLETLVERGLFIDALGESGDGKRAACAQAAETPSALRMINQVNRRLEALLVNLPNETGAEAKLLEAANVLIRAAASEPDIALASILLNQQCGIYPVRHSIDTAIVALLVASSLHKPADEITLVTAAALTMNVGMLRLQETLQHSAAPLSAEESKTIQEHPQESARMLQHAGVAQQDWLSWVLHHHENEDGSGYPHGKHGADIPANAKLISLADRYCARVSTRNYRKSLLPNAALRDILLADKNNIDPAVASAFIRELGIYPTGTLVRLQNGEIGVVTGRGPSTTTPKVHALIGPRGAPLAQAFRRDTEKQLYAIRDVLTEEQASMRFTMQQLWGPAAAL